The following are from one region of the Chloracidobacterium sp. genome:
- a CDS encoding helix-hairpin-helix domain-containing protein: MDDRSRCKPYSFSVLLSVFVWSTLLIISAGCSSVRPASKQPFVEPLQISPQAVNINTASKEELQRLPYVGAVVADRIIEFRTTHGKFRRPENLMFIKGISDARFRRIRHLVRTE, translated from the coding sequence ATGGACGATAGAAGTAGGTGCAAACCTTACAGCTTTTCTGTTCTTTTGTCGGTGTTTGTCTGGTCGACGCTGCTTATTATTAGTGCGGGTTGTTCATCTGTTCGTCCGGCCTCGAAACAGCCTTTTGTAGAGCCCCTGCAGATCTCGCCGCAAGCGGTAAATATCAATACTGCGAGCAAAGAAGAACTTCAACGGCTGCCGTACGTAGGTGCCGTTGTTGCTGATCGAATTATCGAATTTCGCACTACGCACGGAAAATTTCGAAGGCCCGAGAACCTTATGTTTATAAAGGGCATCAGCGACGCCCGGTTTCGCCGCATTCGTCACCTCGTCCGAACTGAATGA